A window of the Arachis duranensis cultivar V14167 chromosome 5, aradu.V14167.gnm2.J7QH, whole genome shotgun sequence genome harbors these coding sequences:
- the LOC107487060 gene encoding L-type lectin-domain containing receptor kinase IX.1-like — protein sequence MAANWHSFLHLLFSSFHVFILKTYSIEFQISRFTTGDPNIVYRGQAIPRVGTIELNNNIDYLFQVGSAIYSKDVLLWESRSGKQADFKTHFTFVIDTQGNSQHAAGLAFFLAPSGFQIPPNSAGGFLGLYNTTTADSLRNQIVHVEFDSFPNLDWDPKMEHVGINVNSISSANYTAWNASKHSNDIADAWITYNSTSKILSVSWKYQTTSTSQENTTLSHQIDLMKVLPQSVTIGFSAATSEYTERHVIQSWEFSSSLDAEPGKGKNSNKTWKVVVGSVVAGAVFIVVVISTYVIFRRWKSKKKDAKIERVSSINDDFERGAGPRRFSYEEIVFATNNFSPNRKLGQGGFGAVYRGYFADLDLVVAVKKISSGSRQGKREYVTEVKVISRLRHRNLVQLIGWCHDQGEFLLVYEYMPNGSLDSHLFGNRTPLSWNLRHKIALGLASAILYLHEEWEQCVIHRDIKPSNVMLDSSFNVKLGDFGLAKLIDHELGSQTSALAGTIGYMAPEYISSRRASKESDVYGFGLVALEIATGKRVFDLVDNEESQKGLVEWVWDHYGREELHKVVDERVGKDFDEKEVKYMMIVGMWCCHPDKNMRPSIREAIQVLNLEGPVPQLPTKMPVAIYYIPTSSVSSDNASISVSFQSSGR from the coding sequence ATGGCCGCAAACTGgcattcttttcttcaccttttATTCTCATCCTTCCATGTTTTTATTCTGAAAACTTATTCAATCGAATTCCAAATATCTAGGTTTACTACTGGCGATCCAAACATAGTTTACAGAGGACAAGCTATCCCTCGTGTTGGAACAATAGAATTGAACAATAACATTGATTACTTATTCCAAGTTGGATCAGCCATATACTCCAAAGATGTTCTACTTTGGGAATCAAGATCAGGAAAACAAGCTGATTTCAAAACACACTTCACCTTTGTTATTGACACTCAAGGCAATTCTCAACATGCTGctggccttgcattcttccttgcaCCTTCTGGATTCCAAATACCACCAAACTCTGCCGGCGGCTTCCTAGGCCTATACAACACAACCACTGCCGACTCGCTGCGCAATCAGATTGTTCATGTTGAGTTTGACTCCTTCCCTAATCTGGATTGGGATCCCAAAATGGAGCATGTGGGAATCAATGTTAATTCAATTTCTTCGGCAAACTACACTGCTTGGAATGCTAGCAAGCATAGTAATGACATTGCTGATGCATGGATCACATACAATTCAACAAGCAAGATTCTAAGTGTGTCATGGAAATACCAAACAACCTCTACCTCTCAAGAGAATACTACTCTTTCTCATCAAATTGATTTGATGAAGGTCTTGCCTCAATCGGTTACAATTGGATTTTCCGCGGCTACTAGTGAGTACACAGAACGACATGTTATTCAGTCTTGGGAGTTCAGTTCTAGTTTGGACGCAGAGCCTGGTAAAGGAAAGAATTCGAACAAGACATGGAAGGTGGTGGTTGGATCAGTTGTTGCAGGAGCTGTTTTTATTGTGGTAGTTATTTCAACATATGTAATATTTAGAAGatggaagagcaagaaaaaggaTGCAAAAATAGAGAGGGTGAGCTCTATTAATGATGATTTTGAAAGAGGAGCTGGACCAAGAAGGTTCTCTTATGAAGAGATTGTCTTTGCTACCAATAATTTTTCCCCAAACAGGAAGTTAGGCCAAGGTGGATTTGGAGCAGTGTATAGAGGCTACTTTGCTGATCTAGATTTGGTTGTTGCGGTTAAGAAGATATCAAGTGGATCAAGACAAGGGAAAAGAGAGTATGTAACTGAAGTCaaagtcattagcaggttaagGCATAGGAATCTTGTACAACTCATAGGTTGGTGCCATGATCAAGGTGAGTTCCTTCTTGTTTATGAGTATATGCCAAATGGTAGTCTTGATTCCCATTTGTTTGGGAATAGGACTCCATTATCTTGGAACTTGAGGCACAAGATAGCTCTTGGATTGGCCTCTGCTATTCTCTATCTTCATGAAGAATGGGAACAATGTGTTATTCACAGAGATATCAAACCAAGCAATGTGATGTTGGATTCTAGTTTCAATGTCAAGCTTGGTGATTTCGGCTTGGCTAAGCTCATAGATCATGAGTTAGGGTCTCAGACATCGGCTTTAGCCGGAACTATTGGCTACATGGCTCCAGAATATATAAGCAGTCGTAGGGCAAGTAAGGAGTCAGATGTGTATGGCTTTGGATTGGTTGCTTTAGAGATTGCCACAGGAAAAAGGGTGTTTGACCTTGTAGATAATGAAGAGAGTCAAAAGGGGTTGGTTGAGTGGGTTTGGGATCATTATggaagagaagaattgcataaGGTTGTGGATGAGAGAGTAGGAAAGGATTTTGATGAGAAAGAAGTGAAGTATATGATGATTGTTGGAATGTGGTGTTGTCATCCTGATAAGAATATGAGGCCATCAATAAGAGAAGCAATTCAAGTGCTTAATTTAGAAGGTCCAGTGCCACAGCTTCCAACAAAGATGCCTGTTGCCATTTATTATATCCCTACATCTTCTGTTAGCTCTGATAATGCATCCATTAGTGTTAGCTTCCAATCATCAGGTCGTTGA